In Deltaproteobacteria bacterium, a genomic segment contains:
- a CDS encoding FAD-binding oxidoreductase, producing the protein MRTAERIRYDLHDLLDPARVVDDPATLARARRDTWVISVWRSLQNAPIANPVCVVRPTATAEVSAVLRYATRERVAVVPFGAGSGVCGAVLAPEHSIVVDLGAMRTLKHIDGTALLATVEPGLLGSEFEQSLNDAGYSMGHFPQSIALSSVGGWVATRAAGQFSTKYGNIEDMLVAFEAVLPDGEVVRTRAVPRTAGGQDLRHLFLGAEGTTGILTELTYEIHPLAPSTEKVAIAFPSMSVGLEALRRVMRSGWRPAVLRLYDEIEAGRSFAGAANDGESLLLVLTEGPPELTRVELDGAIRVAGDVGGRVVGAAPVDSWLHHRNAVPGFEYFLNQGMVVDTIEVASTWDRIDRLYAGVLAGMRAVPGILVASGHSSHSYATGTNIYFTFAGRPDRPEDLEDLYFRIWNAAMEATLAAGGTISHHHGIGRVRREWLPRELGSAYPLLTKIRQALDPLGIMNPGALLPDPTSRRA; encoded by the coding sequence CGCGTGGTCGACGATCCCGCAACCCTCGCACGTGCCCGTCGGGACACCTGGGTCATCTCGGTCTGGCGGAGCCTGCAAAACGCGCCGATCGCGAACCCCGTGTGCGTCGTTCGCCCGACAGCGACCGCCGAGGTGAGCGCCGTGCTCCGGTACGCGACCCGCGAGCGCGTGGCGGTCGTTCCTTTCGGCGCCGGTTCCGGCGTATGCGGCGCGGTCCTGGCACCGGAGCACTCGATCGTCGTGGATCTCGGAGCGATGCGGACGTTGAAGCACATCGACGGAACCGCCCTGCTGGCGACCGTCGAACCCGGGCTTCTCGGTTCGGAGTTCGAGCAGAGTTTGAACGACGCGGGGTACTCGATGGGCCACTTCCCGCAATCGATCGCCTTGTCGTCGGTCGGTGGCTGGGTCGCGACCCGCGCCGCAGGTCAGTTCTCGACCAAGTACGGCAACATCGAGGACATGCTGGTCGCGTTCGAGGCGGTGCTGCCCGACGGTGAGGTGGTGCGCACGCGCGCCGTACCGCGGACAGCCGGGGGGCAAGACCTGCGACACCTCTTCCTCGGCGCCGAGGGCACGACGGGCATCCTGACCGAGCTGACGTACGAGATTCACCCGCTGGCGCCGTCGACCGAGAAGGTGGCGATCGCGTTCCCATCGATGAGCGTGGGCCTCGAGGCGCTTCGCCGTGTGATGCGCTCGGGGTGGCGCCCGGCCGTCCTGCGGCTCTACGACGAGATCGAGGCGGGCCGATCCTTCGCGGGCGCGGCCAATGACGGCGAAAGCCTGCTGCTGGTCCTGACCGAGGGCCCACCCGAGCTCACCCGCGTGGAACTCGACGGCGCGATCCGCGTCGCCGGTGATGTGGGCGGTCGGGTCGTCGGCGCCGCGCCGGTCGACAGCTGGCTCCATCATCGCAACGCGGTTCCGGGGTTCGAGTACTTCCTCAACCAAGGCATGGTCGTCGACACGATCGAGGTGGCATCGACCTGGGACCGGATCGACCGCCTCTACGCCGGCGTTCTGGCGGGAATGCGCGCCGTCCCAGGAATCCTCGTCGCGTCGGGCCACAGCTCTCACAGCTACGCGACGGGTACCAACATCTACTTCACCTTCGCCGGAAGGCCGGACCGACCCGAGGATCTCGAGGATCTCTACTTCCGCATCTGGAACGCCGCGATGGAGGCGACCCTCGCGGCCGGCGGGACCATCTCGCATCACCACGGCATCGGCCGAGTTCGCCGAGAATGGCTTCCACGCGAGCTCGGGTCGGCGTATCCGCTGCTGACGAAGATCCGCCAGGCTCTGGATCCGCTCGGGATCATGAACCCGGGAGCACTGCTCCCCGACCCCACGAGCCGCCGCGCTTGA